Proteins co-encoded in one Dryobates pubescens isolate bDryPub1 chromosome 4, bDryPub1.pri, whole genome shotgun sequence genomic window:
- the GRAP gene encoding GRB2-related adapter protein isoform X1 → MESVALYSFQPTAKDELPFKKGDTLKILNMEDDQNWYKAELYGCEGFVPRNYIKVKPHPWYVGRTSRQLAEEQLLQHRHPGAFLVRDSESSPGQFSISVSYGQHIQHFRVFRERNGKYFLWEEKFNSLNELVDFYRTTTISKKQQIFLQDGDQSQEVRRPRFVQAQFDFSGQDGSQLPFLRGDIIQVLACPDPSWWQGKVYGRVGLFPRAYVHPLRK, encoded by the exons CCGTGGCCCTGTACAGCTTCCAGCCAACAGCAAAGGATGAGTTGCCCTTTAAGAAAGGAGACACTCTGAAG ATCCTCAACATGGAAGATGATCAGAACTGGTACAAGGCTGAGCTGTACGGCTGCGAGGGCTTCGTGCCCAGAAACTACATCAAGGTCAAGCCCCACCC GTGGTATGTGGGCAGGAcctccaggcagctggcagaggagcagctcctccagcacaggcacCCAGGAGCCTTCCTGGTCCGTGACAGCGAGAGCAGCCCGGGCCAGTTCTCCATCTCTGTCAG ctacGGGCAGCACATCCAGCACTTCAGGGTGTTCAGGGAGAGGAACGGCAAATACTTCCTCTGGGAGGAAAAGTTCAACTCTCTCAACGAGCTGGTGGACTTCTACAGGACAACCACCATCTCCAAAAAGCAGCAGATCTTCCTCCAGGATGGGGACCAGAGCCAGGAG gtgaggagacCCAGATTCGTGCAAGCCCAGTTTGACTTCTCAGGCCAAGATGGGTCCCAGCTGCCCTTCCTCCGTGGGGACATCATCCAGGTCCTGGCCTGCCCTGACcccagctggtggcaggggaAGGTCTATGGCCGCGTTGGGCTCTTCCCCCGCGCCTAC
- the GRAP gene encoding GRB2-related adapter protein isoform X2, with product MESVALYSFQPTAKDELPFKKGDTLKILNMEDDQNWYKAELYGCEGFVPRNYIKVKPHPWYVGRTSRQLAEEQLLQHRHPGAFLVRDSESSPGQFSISVSYGQHIQHFRVFRERNGKYFLWEEKFNSLNELVDFYRTTTISKKQQIFLQDGDQSQEVPSGDGALGLVRRPRFVQAQFDFSGQDGSQLPFLRGDIIQVLACPDPSWWQGKVYGRVGLFPRAYVHPLRK from the exons CCGTGGCCCTGTACAGCTTCCAGCCAACAGCAAAGGATGAGTTGCCCTTTAAGAAAGGAGACACTCTGAAG ATCCTCAACATGGAAGATGATCAGAACTGGTACAAGGCTGAGCTGTACGGCTGCGAGGGCTTCGTGCCCAGAAACTACATCAAGGTCAAGCCCCACCC GTGGTATGTGGGCAGGAcctccaggcagctggcagaggagcagctcctccagcacaggcacCCAGGAGCCTTCCTGGTCCGTGACAGCGAGAGCAGCCCGGGCCAGTTCTCCATCTCTGTCAG ctacGGGCAGCACATCCAGCACTTCAGGGTGTTCAGGGAGAGGAACGGCAAATACTTCCTCTGGGAGGAAAAGTTCAACTCTCTCAACGAGCTGGTGGACTTCTACAGGACAACCACCATCTCCAAAAAGCAGCAGATCTTCCTCCAGGATGGGGACCAGAGCCAGGAGGTACCATCAGGGGATGGGGCCCTGGG GTTG gtgaggagacCCAGATTCGTGCAAGCCCAGTTTGACTTCTCAGGCCAAGATGGGTCCCAGCTGCCCTTCCTCCGTGGGGACATCATCCAGGTCCTGGCCTGCCCTGACcccagctggtggcaggggaAGGTCTATGGCCGCGTTGGGCTCTTCCCCCGCGCCTAC
- the GRAP gene encoding GRB2-related adapter protein isoform X3 yields MESVALYSFQPTAKDELPFKKGDTLKILNMEDDQNWYKAELYGCEGFVPRNYIKVKPHPYGQHIQHFRVFRERNGKYFLWEEKFNSLNELVDFYRTTTISKKQQIFLQDGDQSQEVRRPRFVQAQFDFSGQDGSQLPFLRGDIIQVLACPDPSWWQGKVYGRVGLFPRAYVHPLRK; encoded by the exons CCGTGGCCCTGTACAGCTTCCAGCCAACAGCAAAGGATGAGTTGCCCTTTAAGAAAGGAGACACTCTGAAG ATCCTCAACATGGAAGATGATCAGAACTGGTACAAGGCTGAGCTGTACGGCTGCGAGGGCTTCGTGCCCAGAAACTACATCAAGGTCAAGCCCCACCC ctacGGGCAGCACATCCAGCACTTCAGGGTGTTCAGGGAGAGGAACGGCAAATACTTCCTCTGGGAGGAAAAGTTCAACTCTCTCAACGAGCTGGTGGACTTCTACAGGACAACCACCATCTCCAAAAAGCAGCAGATCTTCCTCCAGGATGGGGACCAGAGCCAGGAG gtgaggagacCCAGATTCGTGCAAGCCCAGTTTGACTTCTCAGGCCAAGATGGGTCCCAGCTGCCCTTCCTCCGTGGGGACATCATCCAGGTCCTGGCCTGCCCTGACcccagctggtggcaggggaAGGTCTATGGCCGCGTTGGGCTCTTCCCCCGCGCCTAC